One Solirubrobacter pauli DNA segment encodes these proteins:
- a CDS encoding alpha-amylase family glycosyl hydrolase, which translates to MSEPAWWQRGAIYQIYPRSFADSNGDGVGDLKGITSKLDHLAALQVEGIWLSPIFPSPMADFGYDVADYCDVDPVFGTLADLDELIAEAHGRGIKLILDWVPNHSSNRHPWFLESRSSKDNPKRDWYVWRDEPNDWMSVFTACGPAWTFDETTQQYYLHSFMPEQPDLNWDNPEVERAMHDVIRFWMDRGVDGLRLDAIAKIAKDPLLRDHVGSHRRHDEDWESIHERLRGIRKVVDEYEDRMIVGEVALDDLHRVVAYLEYGDQLHMAHNFVFIDQPWDAEAYATSIADFERLAEDHAWPAWFLANHDNHRPRSRFDHDGLGAPRARAILVMLYALKGTPFIYQGEELALPDAQIPPDRVVDVDGRDPERAPIPWTPDAPGYGFTTADDAWLPFVDDAATLNAQAQADDPASTLNLTKALARLRPQLTGEQAPYDAGPGIVAWTRDDTYLVAVNFTADEVPFAVDGTLVLSSDPARQAESASLGPSEALILRLRR; encoded by the coding sequence ATGTCCGAGCCGGCCTGGTGGCAGCGGGGCGCCATCTACCAGATCTATCCGCGTTCGTTCGCGGACTCCAACGGCGACGGGGTGGGGGACCTCAAGGGCATCACGTCCAAGCTGGACCACCTCGCCGCCCTCCAGGTCGAGGGGATCTGGCTGAGCCCGATCTTCCCCTCGCCGATGGCCGACTTCGGCTACGACGTCGCCGACTACTGCGACGTCGACCCGGTGTTCGGCACGCTCGCCGACCTGGACGAGCTGATCGCCGAGGCCCACGGCCGCGGCATCAAGCTCATCCTCGACTGGGTCCCGAACCACAGCTCCAACCGGCACCCGTGGTTCCTGGAGTCGCGGAGCTCGAAGGACAACCCCAAGCGCGACTGGTACGTCTGGCGCGACGAGCCCAACGACTGGATGTCGGTGTTCACCGCGTGCGGCCCCGCCTGGACGTTCGACGAGACCACGCAGCAGTACTACCTGCACAGCTTCATGCCCGAGCAACCCGACCTCAACTGGGACAACCCCGAGGTCGAACGCGCGATGCACGACGTGATCCGCTTCTGGATGGACCGCGGCGTGGACGGCCTGCGCCTGGACGCGATCGCCAAGATCGCCAAGGACCCGCTGCTGCGCGACCACGTCGGCTCGCACCGCCGCCACGACGAGGACTGGGAGTCGATCCACGAGCGGCTGCGCGGCATCCGCAAGGTCGTCGACGAGTACGAGGACCGGATGATCGTGGGGGAGGTGGCGCTCGACGACCTGCACCGCGTCGTCGCCTACCTCGAGTACGGCGACCAGCTGCACATGGCGCACAACTTCGTCTTCATCGACCAGCCGTGGGACGCGGAGGCGTACGCCACCTCGATCGCCGACTTCGAGCGGCTGGCCGAAGATCACGCCTGGCCGGCGTGGTTCCTCGCCAACCACGACAACCACCGCCCGCGCAGCCGCTTCGACCACGACGGCCTCGGCGCCCCGCGCGCACGGGCCATCCTCGTGATGCTCTACGCGCTCAAGGGCACGCCGTTCATCTACCAGGGCGAGGAGCTCGCCCTGCCCGACGCGCAGATCCCGCCCGACCGCGTCGTCGACGTCGACGGCCGCGACCCCGAGCGCGCGCCGATCCCGTGGACCCCGGACGCGCCCGGCTACGGCTTCACCACGGCGGACGACGCCTGGCTGCCGTTCGTCGACGACGCCGCCACGCTGAACGCGCAGGCCCAGGCCGACGACCCGGCGTCCACGCTGAACCTGACGAAGGCGCTGGCGAGGCTGCGCCCGCAGCTCACCGGCGAGCAGGCGCCCTACGACGCCGGCCCGGGCATCGTCGCCTGGACGCGCGACGACACGTACCTGGTCGCGGTCAACTTCACCGCCGACGAGGTCCCGTTCGCCGTCGACGGGACGCTCGTGCTCAGCAGCGACCCGGCCAGGCAGGCGGAGAGCGCCTCGCTGGGACCCAGCGAGGCGCTCATCCTGCGACTACGCCGCTGA
- a CDS encoding purple acid phosphatase family protein, producing MNAPVAHRALLGAALTAALFAAGINVAQSQSEPTPAYPAAEKHKPTTLADRIVLTHEADPSNSQSVTWRTDTTVKTAQAQIAKSAGGPGFKSSATTVLATRNVQQTSSLGAETVFHTVRFTGLEPKTQYLYRLGDGTNWSEWYEFETAAATAEPFSFVYYGDAQNDIQEHWSRLVRKSYMDAPEAKLFVHAGDLVDTSNNDGQWGEWFKAAGFVNGMKPSIAVPGNHEYSGTTLAPYWRTQFAFPDNGPTQGTPAVIDALKGTVFYTDYQGVRFIALNSNVSAVASALRPEFLEIQRAWLESVLQNNPNKWTVATFHHPMFSTAEGRNNPSQRASWLPVFEKYGVDLVLQGHDHSYGRGNMAEGTTTQTGTSIYVVSVSGPKMYEANDLNWTSNGAIAKKIGMNTQLFQVISVDGETLKYKSKDATGKLYDDFTISKPATGPKVITENLESTKPANVGGSVPNTLSLSLGTPGTLGAFIPGVGKSYEATTEVTVTSTAAEATLSVVDPSTNQPGKLVNGTFALAQPLEAAVNGAFAPVTGTPSALHTWAGPVANDKLNLQFKQTIGADEALRTGSYSKPLTLTLSTTTP from the coding sequence ATGAACGCACCGGTTGCACACCGGGCGCTTCTCGGCGCCGCGCTCACCGCGGCGCTGTTCGCGGCAGGCATCAACGTCGCGCAGTCTCAGAGCGAACCGACCCCGGCCTACCCGGCCGCGGAGAAGCACAAGCCGACCACGCTGGCGGACCGCATCGTGCTCACGCACGAGGCCGACCCGTCGAACTCGCAGTCGGTCACGTGGCGTACGGACACGACCGTCAAGACCGCTCAGGCGCAGATCGCGAAGTCCGCCGGGGGGCCGGGCTTCAAGTCGAGCGCGACGACGGTCCTCGCCACGCGCAACGTCCAGCAGACCTCGAGCCTTGGTGCCGAGACCGTGTTCCACACGGTGCGGTTCACGGGCCTCGAGCCGAAGACGCAGTACCTCTACCGTCTCGGCGACGGCACGAACTGGAGCGAGTGGTACGAGTTCGAGACCGCTGCGGCCACGGCCGAGCCGTTCTCGTTCGTCTACTACGGCGACGCGCAGAACGACATCCAGGAGCACTGGAGCCGCCTCGTCCGCAAGTCCTACATGGACGCGCCGGAGGCCAAGCTCTTCGTCCACGCCGGCGACCTCGTCGACACGTCGAACAACGACGGCCAGTGGGGCGAGTGGTTCAAGGCCGCGGGCTTCGTGAACGGCATGAAGCCGTCGATCGCCGTGCCCGGCAACCACGAGTACTCCGGCACGACGCTGGCGCCGTACTGGCGCACGCAGTTCGCGTTCCCGGACAACGGCCCGACGCAGGGCACGCCCGCCGTCATCGACGCGCTCAAGGGCACCGTGTTCTACACGGACTACCAGGGCGTGCGCTTCATCGCGCTCAACTCGAACGTCTCGGCCGTGGCCTCCGCGCTGCGCCCGGAGTTCCTCGAGATCCAGCGCGCCTGGCTCGAGAGCGTGCTGCAGAACAACCCGAACAAGTGGACGGTCGCGACCTTCCACCACCCGATGTTCTCGACGGCCGAAGGCCGGAACAACCCGTCCCAGCGCGCTTCGTGGCTGCCGGTGTTCGAGAAGTACGGCGTCGACCTGGTCCTCCAGGGCCACGACCACTCCTACGGCCGCGGCAACATGGCCGAGGGCACCACGACCCAGACCGGCACGTCGATCTACGTCGTCTCCGTCTCCGGGCCGAAGATGTACGAGGCCAACGATCTCAACTGGACGTCCAACGGCGCCATCGCCAAGAAGATCGGCATGAACACCCAGCTGTTCCAGGTGATCTCCGTCGACGGCGAGACGCTCAAGTACAAGTCCAAGGACGCCACGGGCAAGCTCTACGACGACTTCACGATCTCCAAGCCGGCCACCGGCCCGAAGGTGATCACGGAGAACCTCGAGAGCACCAAGCCCGCCAACGTCGGCGGCTCGGTCCCGAACACGCTCTCGCTCTCGCTGGGCACGCCCGGCACGCTCGGCGCCTTCATCCCAGGGGTCGGCAAGAGCTACGAGGCCACCACCGAGGTCACGGTCACCAGCACCGCGGCCGAGGCCACGCTGTCCGTCGTCGACCCGTCGACGAACCAGCCGGGCAAGCTCGTCAACGGCACGTTCGCGCTCGCGCAGCCGCTCGAGGCGGCCGTGAACGGCGCCTTCGCCCCGGTCACGGGCACGCCGTCCGCGCTGCACACCTGGGCCGGGCCGGTCGCCAACGACAAGCTCAACCTGCAGTTCAAGCAGACCATCGGCGCCGACGAGGCGCTGCGCACCGGCTCCTACTCGAAGCCGCTGACGCTGACGCTCTCGACGACGACCCCGTAG
- a CDS encoding ABC transporter ATP-binding protein: MADIVLDHVSKTYSDGYTAVKDLNLEIADGEFMILVGPSGCGKSTALNMIAGLEDISSGELRIGGEVVNKKAPRDRDIAMVFQSYALYPHMTVRDNIAFALKLAKRPKEEIDAKVNEAAEILDLQNHLERKPANLSGGQRQRVAMGRAIVRNPKAFLMDEPLSNLDAKLRVQMRAEVARIQHRLNTTTVYVTHDQTEAMTLGDRVAIMLHGELQQVASPMELYNTPRNLFVAGFIGSPGMNFLPATIDNGVAKLPMVDVKLPQEIADRIGRVEPGKQLIAGVRPEDFEDARHVGTDQRARGTTFKTKFDLVEAMGAEYYVHFSAGDNTIESSQVDDLMADAGGVAELSDQGAVVVARLDAESKVRVGEETEVWVDATKLHFFDAESGNNVSAA; this comes from the coding sequence ATGGCTGACATCGTTCTCGACCACGTCTCCAAGACGTACTCGGACGGCTACACGGCCGTGAAGGACCTCAACCTCGAGATCGCCGACGGCGAGTTCATGATCCTCGTCGGCCCGTCGGGCTGCGGGAAGTCGACCGCGTTGAACATGATCGCGGGGCTCGAGGACATCTCGTCCGGCGAGCTGCGGATCGGCGGCGAGGTCGTCAACAAGAAGGCGCCGCGCGACCGCGACATCGCGATGGTGTTCCAGTCCTACGCGCTGTATCCGCACATGACCGTGCGCGACAACATCGCGTTCGCGCTGAAGCTGGCGAAGCGGCCGAAGGAGGAGATCGACGCCAAGGTCAACGAGGCGGCCGAGATCCTCGACCTGCAGAACCACCTCGAGCGCAAGCCGGCGAACCTGTCCGGCGGCCAGCGCCAGCGCGTGGCCATGGGCCGCGCGATCGTGCGCAACCCGAAGGCGTTCCTGATGGACGAGCCGCTGTCGAACCTGGACGCGAAGCTGCGCGTGCAGATGCGGGCCGAGGTGGCGCGCATCCAGCACCGCCTGAACACCACCACGGTCTACGTCACCCACGACCAGACCGAGGCCATGACGCTGGGCGACCGCGTGGCGATCATGCTGCACGGCGAGCTCCAGCAGGTGGCCTCGCCGATGGAGCTCTACAACACGCCGCGCAACCTCTTCGTGGCCGGGTTCATCGGTTCGCCGGGCATGAACTTCCTGCCGGCGACGATCGACAACGGGGTCGCGAAGCTGCCGATGGTCGACGTCAAGCTCCCGCAGGAGATCGCCGACCGGATCGGCCGCGTGGAGCCGGGCAAGCAGCTGATCGCGGGCGTGCGCCCCGAGGACTTCGAGGACGCACGCCACGTGGGCACCGACCAGCGCGCCCGCGGCACCACGTTCAAGACCAAGTTCGACCTGGTCGAGGCGATGGGCGCCGAGTACTACGTGCACTTCAGCGCGGGCGACAACACCATCGAGTCCTCGCAGGTCGACGACCTGATGGCCGACGCGGGCGGCGTGGCCGAGCTCTCGGATCAGGGCGCGGTGGTCGTCGCCCGGCTCGACGCCGAGTCCAAGGTGCGGGTGGGCGAGGAGACCGAGGTCTGGGTCGACGCCACCAAGCTGCACTTCTTCGACGCCGAGTCCGGCAACAACGTCTCAGCGGCGTAG
- a CDS encoding ATP-binding cassette domain-containing protein — MLVVDDVRVRFGAVTAVDGVSLTLAPGEILGLVGDSGCGKTTLARVIVGLERPQSGRVFLDGEELLPRRRALRRRVQLVFQDPESSLSPRWTIGRTLEEPLQLAGLGNRAERVARVGELLELVGLPQAFAARHPRALSGGQRQRIGIARALASAPDVLVCDEPVSSLDVSVRAQVMNVLLELRDELGLSVLLIAHDAVLVHQASDRVLAMRAGALLPG, encoded by the coding sequence ATGCTCGTAGTCGATGACGTCCGTGTGCGCTTCGGCGCGGTGACCGCGGTCGACGGCGTGTCGCTCACGCTCGCGCCCGGGGAGATCCTCGGGCTCGTCGGCGACTCGGGCTGTGGCAAGACGACGCTCGCGCGCGTCATCGTCGGGCTCGAGCGTCCGCAGTCCGGCCGCGTCTTCCTCGACGGCGAGGAGCTGCTCCCGCGTCGCCGCGCGTTGCGCCGGCGCGTGCAGCTCGTGTTCCAGGACCCGGAGTCGTCGCTCAGCCCGCGCTGGACGATCGGGAGGACGCTGGAGGAGCCGCTGCAGCTGGCGGGCCTGGGCAACCGCGCCGAGCGCGTGGCCCGCGTCGGCGAGCTGCTCGAGCTCGTCGGGCTGCCGCAGGCGTTCGCCGCGCGCCACCCGCGCGCGCTCAGCGGCGGTCAACGCCAGCGGATCGGCATCGCCCGCGCGCTCGCCTCGGCGCCCGACGTGCTCGTCTGCGACGAGCCGGTCTCCTCGCTCGACGTGTCCGTCCGCGCGCAGGTGATGAACGTGCTGCTCGAGCTGCGCGACGAGCTCGGGCTCAGCGTTCTGCTGATCGCGCACGACGCGGTGCTGGTGCACCAGGCGTCCGACCGAGTGCTCGCCATGCGAGCGGGAGCGCTGCTGCCAGGCTGA
- a CDS encoding HupE/UreJ family protein encodes MRPAVIALLLALLLHATAAAAVDRPGVAEIRQDGTRISWVLGIPGEELTSLAGGETKEEIAGYLANNLRLSVDAESCPGGMHEATPVRRDGVEPYARVEMRFSCPQEAGTFAVINETLVASATDYALGGASGMFRFDADHTLLESTSPKFPRWVRDGFESLVTGWEHVLFLAILLLGARTGRELALLAGSAVAATLLALVLAVEGVVNVPERTIELVTVASVVAVAALPVLGISGRAQLWAVFALALAHGLALAVQVPTGDALLGFALGVVAAEALVISLAAALPLAWRALGRTPGAPAPRRARSAER; translated from the coding sequence ATGAGACCCGCCGTCATCGCCCTGCTGCTCGCCCTGCTCCTCCACGCGACCGCCGCCGCGGCGGTGGACCGGCCCGGCGTGGCCGAGATCCGTCAGGACGGCACTCGGATCTCCTGGGTGCTCGGCATCCCGGGCGAGGAGCTCACCAGCCTGGCCGGTGGCGAGACCAAGGAAGAGATCGCCGGCTACCTGGCGAACAACCTGCGGCTCTCGGTCGACGCGGAGTCCTGCCCGGGCGGCATGCACGAGGCGACGCCCGTGCGCCGCGACGGCGTGGAGCCGTATGCGCGCGTGGAGATGCGCTTCTCGTGCCCGCAGGAGGCCGGCACGTTCGCCGTGATCAACGAGACGCTCGTCGCCAGCGCCACCGACTACGCGCTCGGCGGCGCCAGCGGCATGTTCCGCTTCGACGCCGACCACACGCTGCTGGAGTCGACGAGCCCGAAGTTCCCGCGCTGGGTGCGCGACGGCTTCGAGAGCCTCGTGACCGGGTGGGAGCACGTGCTGTTCCTCGCCATCCTCCTGCTCGGGGCGCGCACCGGGCGCGAGCTCGCCCTGCTCGCCGGGAGTGCCGTCGCGGCGACGCTGCTGGCGCTGGTGCTGGCCGTCGAGGGCGTCGTGAACGTGCCCGAGCGGACGATCGAGCTGGTGACCGTCGCCTCGGTCGTCGCGGTCGCCGCGCTGCCGGTGCTGGGGATCTCCGGCCGCGCGCAGCTCTGGGCGGTGTTCGCGCTCGCGCTCGCGCACGGCCTCGCGCTCGCCGTCCAGGTGCCCACCGGCGACGCGCTCCTCGGCTTCGCCCTCGGCGTCGTCGCCGCCGAGGCGCTCGTGATCAGCCTGGCAGCAGCGCTCCCGCTCGCATGGCGAGCACTCGGTCGGACGCCTGGTGCACCAGCACCGCGTCGTGCGCGATCAGCAGAACGCTGA
- a CDS encoding PaaI family thioesterase: MTQRARTFTWADPMATAQAAAELPGIDAIRKIAAGELPPPPIASLLDFEIALVEPGRVVFAVEPTEWMYNPIGSVHGGVAATLLDSALGCAIHTMLAAGQRYTTTDLQVRYLRAMSDRTGRVLADAKVVHVGRKLATAEGRLYAEGDDERLFAHGTTSCLIL; the protein is encoded by the coding sequence ATGACGCAACGCGCCCGCACGTTCACCTGGGCCGATCCGATGGCCACGGCGCAGGCCGCGGCCGAGCTGCCCGGGATCGACGCCATCCGCAAGATCGCCGCGGGCGAGCTGCCACCCCCGCCGATCGCGTCGCTGCTGGACTTCGAGATCGCGCTGGTGGAGCCGGGGCGCGTCGTCTTCGCGGTCGAGCCGACGGAGTGGATGTACAACCCGATCGGGTCGGTGCACGGCGGCGTCGCGGCCACGCTGCTGGACTCGGCGCTCGGGTGCGCGATCCACACGATGCTCGCGGCGGGGCAGCGCTACACGACGACCGATCTCCAGGTCCGCTACCTGCGCGCGATGAGCGACCGCACCGGCCGGGTGCTGGCGGACGCGAAGGTCGTGCACGTCGGGCGCAAGCTGGCGACCGCCGAGGGACGCCTGTACGCGGAGGGCGACGATGAGCGACTGTTCGCGCACGGGACCACCAGCTGCTTGATCCTCTGA
- the metE gene encoding 5-methyltetrahydropteroyltriglutamate--homocysteine S-methyltransferase produces MARTAVLGLPRVGPDRELKFALEAFWAGRDDAEALEATARELRRAGWEQAAAAGIDVVPSGDFSFYDQMLDTAWALGVVDGETLEDYFAHARGTATRPPLEMTKWFDTNYHYLVPELRADQPFALRAEHWTGPLREAAALGLMTRPVVIGPYTFLRLSKGTKPPLSALVPVYAELLRELAAAGATEVQLDEPGLALDDVPAAEYAEAFAELTRAPIDLCLATYFAPADPVVFTLPAAELHLDLVRAPQQLGAALRAVTGRLSLGVIDGRNVWAADLDVALERIDAAVAALGTDRVTVAPSCSLLHVPYSAARETGLDAEIRPWLAFRDEKLAELRTLAAALDGDRDALLAPARAVVSARRTSGHTNDPAVRGRAGGLSPADYARSAPFPERHAAQRARVPLPELPTTTIGSFPQTPEIRAARRDLKAGTLAPEAYERFLRAQIAEVVSHQEQVGLDVLVHGEPERNDMVEYFGEQLDGFAFSRFGWVQSYGSRCVKPPILYGDVSRPQPMTVRWWQHAQSLTEKPMKGMLTGPVTILQWSFVRDDQPRGETCTQLALAIQDEVRDLEAAGAFAIQVDEAALREGLPLRRADQDAYVRWAVDAFRLTVATARPDTQIHTHMCYSEFNEMMEHIVRLDADVLSIEASRSDMEVLDAFAGELDYPNEIGPGLYDIHSPRIPSVEELERLLELAERRVGRERLWVNPDCGLKTRGWAEVRPALTHLVAAAQRRRAAVRV; encoded by the coding sequence ATGGCACGTACTGCCGTTCTCGGGCTACCGCGCGTGGGGCCCGACCGCGAGCTGAAGTTCGCGCTGGAGGCCTTCTGGGCCGGCCGCGACGACGCCGAGGCGCTGGAGGCGACGGCGCGCGAGCTGCGCCGCGCGGGCTGGGAGCAGGCCGCCGCGGCCGGGATCGACGTCGTCCCGTCCGGCGACTTCAGCTTCTACGACCAGATGCTCGACACCGCGTGGGCGCTCGGCGTGGTCGACGGCGAGACGCTGGAGGACTACTTCGCCCACGCCCGCGGCACCGCGACGCGGCCGCCGCTGGAGATGACGAAGTGGTTCGACACGAACTACCACTACCTCGTGCCCGAGCTGCGCGCCGACCAGCCCTTCGCGCTGCGTGCCGAGCACTGGACCGGCCCGCTGCGCGAGGCCGCCGCGCTGGGCCTCATGACGCGGCCGGTCGTGATCGGCCCGTACACGTTCCTGCGGCTGTCGAAGGGCACGAAGCCGCCGCTCTCCGCGCTCGTCCCGGTCTACGCGGAGCTGCTGCGCGAGCTCGCCGCCGCCGGCGCGACCGAGGTCCAGCTCGACGAGCCCGGCCTCGCGCTCGACGACGTCCCGGCGGCCGAGTACGCCGAGGCGTTCGCCGAGCTCACCAGGGCACCGATCGACCTCTGCCTCGCGACCTACTTCGCCCCGGCGGACCCGGTCGTCTTCACGCTGCCCGCGGCCGAGCTGCACCTCGACCTCGTGCGGGCCCCGCAGCAGCTCGGCGCCGCGCTGCGCGCCGTCACCGGGCGGCTCTCGCTCGGCGTGATCGACGGCCGCAACGTGTGGGCGGCCGACCTGGACGTCGCGCTGGAGCGCATCGACGCCGCGGTCGCCGCCCTCGGCACCGACCGCGTGACGGTCGCGCCGTCGTGCTCGCTGCTGCACGTGCCCTACTCGGCCGCGCGTGAGACCGGGCTGGACGCGGAGATCCGCCCGTGGCTCGCGTTCCGCGACGAGAAGCTCGCCGAGCTGCGCACGCTGGCGGCCGCGCTCGACGGCGACCGCGACGCGCTGCTCGCCCCCGCGCGTGCCGTCGTCAGCGCCCGGCGCACGTCCGGTCACACCAACGACCCGGCCGTCCGCGGGCGCGCCGGGGGTCTCTCCCCCGCCGACTACGCCCGCAGCGCGCCCTTCCCGGAGCGCCACGCCGCGCAGCGCGCGCGGGTCCCGCTGCCCGAGCTGCCCACGACCACGATCGGCTCGTTCCCGCAGACGCCGGAGATCCGGGCCGCGCGGCGTGACCTGAAGGCCGGCACGCTCGCGCCGGAGGCCTACGAGCGCTTCCTGCGCGCGCAGATCGCCGAGGTCGTCAGCCACCAGGAGCAGGTCGGCCTGGACGTGCTCGTCCACGGCGAGCCCGAGCGCAACGACATGGTCGAGTACTTCGGCGAGCAGCTGGACGGGTTCGCGTTCTCGCGGTTCGGCTGGGTGCAGTCGTACGGATCGCGCTGCGTGAAGCCACCGATCCTGTACGGCGACGTCTCGCGCCCGCAGCCGATGACCGTCCGCTGGTGGCAGCACGCGCAGTCCCTGACCGAGAAGCCGATGAAGGGCATGCTCACCGGCCCGGTGACGATCCTGCAGTGGTCGTTCGTGCGCGACGACCAGCCGCGCGGGGAGACGTGCACGCAGCTCGCGCTCGCGATCCAGGACGAGGTCCGCGACCTCGAGGCCGCCGGCGCGTTCGCGATCCAGGTCGACGAGGCCGCGCTCCGTGAGGGCCTGCCGCTCCGGCGCGCGGACCAGGACGCCTACGTCCGCTGGGCCGTCGACGCCTTCCGGCTGACGGTCGCGACCGCCCGGCCGGACACCCAGATCCACACCCACATGTGCTACTCGGAGTTCAACGAGATGATGGAGCACATCGTGCGCCTGGACGCCGACGTGCTGTCGATCGAGGCCTCCCGCTCGGACATGGAGGTGCTCGACGCGTTCGCCGGCGAGCTCGACTACCCGAACGAGATCGGGCCGGGCCTGTACGACATCCACTCGCCCCGGATCCCGTCCGTCGAGGAGCTCGAGCGCCTGCTGGAGCTCGCCGAGCGGCGGGTCGGGCGCGAGCGGCTGTGGGTGAACCCGGACTGTGGCCTGAAGACCCGCGGCTGGGCCGAGGTGCGCCCGGCCCTCACCCACCTCGTGGCCGCGGCGCAGCGGCGGCGCGCCGCCGTGCGCGTCTGA
- a CDS encoding RNA polymerase sigma factor, with protein MLSTLERPDARLIAASLTDPAAFAAVFDRHWAAIHRYCTSRAPSVGEDLAAETFRIAFDERAKYDPRYDDARPWLYGIATNLLRRFFRDAARASAPPVTREGGFEDAALGRVEAAALGPALAAALATVAPADRDALLLHAWAELTYTEIAHATGVPVGTVRSRIHRARTLLRTHLERTRDERA; from the coding sequence GTGTTGTCCACGCTCGAAAGACCGGACGCGAGGCTGATCGCCGCGTCCCTGACGGACCCGGCCGCGTTCGCCGCCGTGTTCGACCGCCACTGGGCGGCCATCCACCGCTACTGCACGAGCCGGGCACCGTCGGTGGGGGAGGACCTCGCCGCGGAGACGTTCCGGATCGCGTTCGACGAGCGCGCCAAGTACGACCCGCGCTACGACGACGCCCGGCCCTGGCTGTACGGCATCGCCACGAACCTGCTGCGGCGGTTCTTCCGCGACGCCGCCCGTGCCTCGGCACCCCCGGTCACCCGTGAGGGCGGCTTCGAGGACGCGGCGCTCGGCCGCGTCGAAGCCGCCGCGCTCGGCCCCGCCCTGGCCGCCGCGTTGGCGACGGTCGCTCCCGCCGACCGCGACGCCTTGCTCCTGCACGCCTGGGCGGAGCTCACCTACACCGAGATCGCCCACGCGACCGGCGTGCCCGTCGGCACCGTCCGGTCCCGCATCCACCGCGCCCGCACCCTGCTGCGCACCCACCTCGAGAGGACCCGCGATGAACGAGCTTGA
- a CDS encoding carbohydrate ABC transporter permease, with protein sequence MDQYTRNQKILWAIGTVVVLFYALIPVAWILSPSLKTPETIGDQSFFPSDVTFDNYSAVFEEGLGFNRALLNSIGIALITTVLALAFASMAAYAITRLEFPGKTLILAGALAVSMFPAISVVGGLFNVWRVVGLYDTWPGLILPYLSFALPLSIYTLSAFFREIPWDLEKAAQMDGATGMQAFRRVILPLAMPGVFTAGILAFIAAWNDFLFANVLTSTDAARTAPVALSFFRGASQFTDPSGAIAAGAVVVTIPILIMVLIFQRRIVSGLTSGAVKG encoded by the coding sequence ATGGACCAGTACACCCGCAACCAGAAGATCCTCTGGGCGATCGGCACCGTCGTCGTCCTCTTCTACGCGCTGATCCCCGTCGCGTGGATCCTGTCGCCGTCGCTCAAGACGCCGGAGACGATCGGCGACCAGAGCTTCTTCCCGTCGGACGTCACGTTCGACAACTACAGCGCCGTGTTCGAGGAGGGTCTCGGCTTCAACCGCGCGCTGCTGAACTCGATCGGCATCGCGCTGATCACGACCGTGCTCGCGCTCGCCTTCGCCTCGATGGCGGCCTACGCGATCACCCGCCTGGAGTTCCCGGGCAAGACGCTGATCCTGGCCGGCGCGCTGGCCGTCTCGATGTTCCCGGCGATCTCGGTCGTCGGCGGTCTGTTCAACGTCTGGCGGGTGGTCGGCCTCTACGACACGTGGCCCGGCCTGATCCTGCCCTACCTGTCGTTCGCGCTGCCGTTGTCGATCTACACGCTCTCGGCGTTCTTCAGAGAGATCCCCTGGGATCTGGAGAAAGCCGCGCAGATGGACGGCGCGACCGGCATGCAGGCCTTCCGGCGCGTGATCCTGCCGTTGGCCATGCCGGGCGTGTTCACGGCGGGCATCCTGGCCTTCATCGCGGCCTGGAACGACTTCCTGTTCGCGAACGTGCTGACGTCCACCGACGCCGCGCGCACCGCTCCGGTCGCGCTGTCGTTCTTCCGCGGCGCCTCGCAGTTCACCGATCCCTCGGGAGCGATCGCCGCCGGCGCGGTGGTCGTGACCATCCCGATCCTGATCATGGTCCTGATCTTCCAGCGGCGAATCGTGTCCGGCCTGACGTCCGGCGCGGTCAAGGGGTAA